One segment of Babylonia areolata isolate BAREFJ2019XMU chromosome 24, ASM4173473v1, whole genome shotgun sequence DNA contains the following:
- the LOC143298868 gene encoding small ribosomal subunit protein eS1 encodes MAVGKNKRLTKGGKKGAKKKVVDPFSKKDWYDVKAPSMFAVRQIGKTLVTRTQGTKIASDGLKGRVFEVSLADLQNDEVTFRKFKLIAEEVQGRNVLTNFHGMNLTRDKLCSMVKKWQTLIEAHVDVKTTDGYLLRVFCIGFTKKRNNQVKKTCYAKHTQVKAIRKKMVEIITREVTANDMKEVVNKLIPDAIGKDIEKATQGIYPLHDVYIRKVKVLKKPKFDVGKLMELHGDGGTTTTTTSKGGFSEAGEKLDRPEGYEPPVLDTV; translated from the exons ATGGCGGTGGGCAAGAATAAGAGACTGACCAAAGGTGGAAAGAAGGGAGCCAAAAAGAAAGT cgtTGATCCTTTCAGTAAGAAGGATTGGTACGATGTCAAGGCTCCGTCGATGTTCGCTGTGCGTCAGATCGGAAAGACATTAGTGACCAGAACACAAGGAACAA AAATTGCGTCTGATGGCTTGAAGGGACGTGTGTTCGAGGTCTCCCTGGCTGACCTTCAGAATGATGAGGTCACATTCCGAAAGTTCAAGCTGATTGCTGAAGAGGTGCAGGGTCGCAATGTCTTGACCAACTTTCACGGCATGAACCTCACCCGGGACAAACTGTGCTCCATGGTGAAGAAGTGGCAG ACACTCATTGAGGCGCACGTGGATGTGAAGACCACTGATGGATATCTTCTGCGTGTGTTCTGTATCGGCTTCACCAAGAAGCGAAACAACCAAGTGAAAAAAACTTGCTATGCCAAGCATACGCAG GTGAAAGCAATCAGAAAAAAGATGGTTGAGATCATTACCAGGGAGGTGACAGCCAACGATATGAAGGAGGTCGTGAACAAGCT GATCCCTGACGCCATTGGCAAAGATATCGAGAAGGCAACACAAGGAATATATCCCCTGCACGATGTTTACATCCGCAAGGTGAAGGTGTTGAAGAAGCCCAAGTTTGATG TGGGCAAACTGATGGAACTTCATGGAGAtggcggcaccaccaccaccaccaccagcaaaggTGGATTCTCAGAGGCCGGGGAAAAGTTGGACCGTCCTGAGGGCTATGAGCCCCCCGTGCTTGACACAGTGTAA